A single window of Dermacentor albipictus isolate Rhodes 1998 colony chromosome 1, USDA_Dalb.pri_finalv2, whole genome shotgun sequence DNA harbors:
- the LOC135912068 gene encoding exonuclease V-like, with translation MDDNSAWDDPEGDDLIAKLRCDCVADSRPPLQKYRNGRIYVSDLSSQMYCEQKLLYTLIGVPRLKEMGYEVEEGESPQVTRGSDIHMARQLEVQDVIAVDTETREDNIAVLFINLLHSIRSLLGGEPIAREVPVFGRAFGGDIFVNGVVDEMRCDSDTLQVDIVELKTTMGTRLPNPSVRHSHRLQVMLYHHLLSNLIQGNVDIKDIEKGFRVNLDVQLSSVVLELLSEDERHMNSLRHLVPFVLSAVQALPLPSQLLVEYFSQKTNTTLCFEGVDYDEKWLMDTLQQMFPFWTGERPAEGIQDIEDAWKCNYCPFQNMCEWRQAKEAECIRRNSSSFVQTK, from the coding sequence ATGGATGACAACAGTGCTTGGGACGACCCTGAAGGTGACGATCTCATAGCGAAACTTCGTTGTGACTGTGTCGCCGATTCAAGACCTCCTCTACAGAAGTATCGCAATGGTCGGATTTACGTGTCTGATTTGTCTAGTCAAATGTACTGTGAGCAGAAATTGCTGTACACGCTCATCGGAGTCCCTCGTCTGAAGGAAATGGGCTACGAAGTTGAAGAAGGCGAGAGTCCACAAGTCACTCGTGGTTCGGATATCCACATGGCGAGGCAGCTCGAAGTTCAAGATGTGATTGCTGTGGACACAGAGACACGGGAGGATAATATTGCGGTCCTGTTTATAAATCTGTTGCATTCCATTCGCTCTCTGCTGGGTGGTGAACCTATTGCCAGAGAAGTGCCTGTGTTTGGAAGAGCCTTTGGTGGCGACATTTTCGTCAACGGAGTTGTGGATGAAATGCGTTGCGACTCGGATACGCTTCAAGTCGACATCGTTGAACTGAAAACGACAATGGGCACGAGGCTGCCAAACCCATCTGTGCGCCACTCGCACCGGTTACAAGTCATGCTGTATCATCATCTGCTGAGTAACCTTATTCAGGGCAACGTGGACATAAAAGATATTGAAAAAGGATTCCGAGTAAATCTGGATGTGCAATTGAGCTCTGTTGTGCTTGAGCTGTTGTCAGAGGATGAGCGGCATATGAACTCCCTGCGTCATCTGGTACCGTTCGTATTAAGTGCGGTTCAAGCATTGCCCCTTCCCAGTCAATTGCTTGTGGAGTATTTCAGCCAGAAAACCAACACCACGCTGTGTTTTGAAGGTGTTGATTATGATGAAAAGTGGTTGATGGACACTCTTCAGCAGATGTTTCCGTTCTGGACTGGTGAGAGGCCTGCGGAAGGAATTCAAGACATCGAAGATGCATGGAAATGTAATTATTGCCCGTTTCAAAATATGTGTGAATGGCGTCAGGCCAAAGAGGCGGAATGCATTAGGCGCAACTCAAGCAGCTTTGTACAAACAAAATGA